The following coding sequences are from one Streptomyces venezuelae window:
- a CDS encoding M14 family metallopeptidase, protein MRLRIRGRRSAALAALLALAVAAPLTANASTGQADPAPRSAATAADEETRQYEVPLRDDRAARTALARTGVAIDEVDARAVVVSADAAEAAALRKAGYELRPLAGPPKRANGEEVKIKDFPPADARYHNYAEMNAEIDQRVAAHPNLFSKKVIGKSYSGRDIVAIKISDNVNTDEAEPEVLFTHHQHAREHLTVEMALYLLRELGDDYATDARVKKMVDEREIWIVPDVNPDGGEYDIATGSYRSWRKNRQPNTGSSNVGTDLNRNWAYRWGCCGGSSGSTGSETYRGRSAESAPETQVVANFVRSRVVGGKQQIRASIDFHTYSELVLWPYGYTYSDTGPGLTQDDRDAHAAVGRRMAASNGYTPQQSSDLYITDGSINDWLWGSQKIFSYTFEMYPSSAGGGGFYPPDEVIERETSRNRDAVLQLLENADCMYRSIGKEQQYCTG, encoded by the coding sequence GGACAGGCCGACCCGGCCCCCCGCAGCGCGGCGACCGCCGCCGACGAAGAAACGCGCCAGTATGAGGTCCCCCTGCGCGACGACCGCGCCGCCCGCACCGCGCTCGCCCGCACCGGTGTCGCGATCGACGAGGTCGACGCCCGCGCGGTGGTGGTCTCGGCGGACGCGGCCGAGGCGGCGGCGCTCCGGAAGGCGGGCTACGAACTCAGGCCACTGGCCGGGCCCCCGAAGCGGGCGAACGGGGAGGAAGTGAAGATCAAGGACTTCCCGCCCGCCGACGCGAGGTACCACAACTACGCCGAGATGAACGCGGAGATCGACCAGCGCGTCGCGGCCCACCCGAACCTGTTCAGCAAGAAGGTCATCGGCAAGTCCTACTCGGGCCGGGACATCGTCGCCATCAAGATCAGCGACAACGTGAACACCGACGAGGCCGAGCCCGAGGTCCTCTTCACCCACCACCAGCACGCGCGCGAGCACCTGACGGTGGAGATGGCGCTCTACCTGCTGCGCGAGCTGGGCGACGACTACGCCACCGACGCGCGGGTCAAGAAGATGGTCGACGAGCGCGAGATCTGGATCGTGCCGGACGTGAACCCGGACGGCGGCGAGTACGACATCGCGACCGGCTCGTACCGCAGCTGGCGCAAGAACCGGCAGCCCAACACCGGCTCGTCGAACGTCGGCACCGACCTGAACCGCAACTGGGCCTACCGGTGGGGCTGCTGCGGCGGCTCGTCCGGCTCCACGGGCTCCGAGACGTACCGCGGCCGCAGCGCCGAGTCCGCCCCCGAGACGCAGGTCGTCGCCAACTTCGTGCGCAGCCGCGTCGTCGGCGGCAAGCAGCAGATCAGGGCGTCCATCGACTTCCACACGTACAGCGAGCTCGTCCTGTGGCCGTACGGCTACACATACAGCGACACGGGCCCCGGCCTCACCCAGGACGACCGCGACGCGCACGCCGCCGTCGGCCGCAGGATGGCCGCGAGCAACGGCTACACGCCCCAGCAGTCCAGCGACCTCTACATCACCGACGGGTCGATCAACGACTGGCTGTGGGGCAGCCAGAAGATCTTCAGCTACACCTTCGAGATGTACCCGTCGTCCGCGGGCGGCGGCGGTTTCTACCCGCCCGACGAGGTGATCGAGCGGGAGACGAGCCGCAACCGTGACGCGGTGCTGCAGCTCCTGGAGAACGCGGACTGCATGTACCGCTCCATCGGCAAGGAACAGCAGTACTGCACGGGCTGA
- a CDS encoding phospholipase A2, with the protein MRVRNALSKTLLAATACVALTAGAVPATAQDVRGEADRIMNLNRLDFINHPHNPPFDWSNDGCTWWPDGIFFEACAQHDFGYRNYGNHGALKLSATPEVKAWIDEHFWHQMRASCLEHHRPGGAQNLCLGEAKLMYDGLRAGVADGAFY; encoded by the coding sequence ATGCGTGTACGAAACGCCCTGTCCAAAACCCTGCTCGCCGCGACCGCCTGCGTCGCCCTGACGGCCGGTGCCGTCCCCGCCACCGCGCAGGACGTCCGCGGCGAGGCCGACCGCATCATGAACCTCAACCGGCTCGACTTCATCAACCACCCGCACAACCCGCCGTTCGACTGGAGCAACGACGGCTGCACGTGGTGGCCGGACGGCATCTTCTTCGAGGCCTGCGCGCAGCACGACTTCGGGTACCGCAACTACGGCAATCACGGGGCGCTGAAGCTGAGCGCCACGCCGGAGGTCAAGGCCTGGATCGACGAGCACTTCTGGCACCAGATGCGGGCGTCCTGCCTGGAGCACCACCGGCCGGGCGGCGCGCAGAACCTCTGCCTCGGCGAGGCGAAGCTCATGTACGACGGCCTGCGGGCCGGTGTGGCGGACGGCGCCTTCTACTAG
- a CDS encoding helix-turn-helix domain-containing protein yields MPVALSDGKRETPSDQRGHQLRRPTRETFGECLRRLRVDRGMSLADLSRVAHYSRGYLSKVETGQKPPTADVARGCDEALGAAGALIALAPPQPGARGREECPYPGLAAFGPGNAAWFFGRERATAALTSRLADRLRVPGPVVVVGPSGAGKSSLLHAGLVPAVARGALPVPGSRSWPVVCFSPGARPLDALAGALAGVAGTTDAPVTRESCVDDARAVALRAGGLVLVADQFEEVFTLCAAERERRRFIEVLSALAGPDGGHARAPVLVVIGVRADFYATCLEHPELVSALRDGQLPLGPMTREELREAIEGPALRTGLTLDPGLPELLLAELGVHGDDGRPPHDAGALPLLAHALLATWQQRDEPDARMSVGGYRLTGGIRGAVEATAERVYGRLAPAERTAARHLLLSMVRIGPGRQSTRRRVTRDDLAALLPDTDTTCRVVDVFADARLLTLDEEGAQLAHEALLSAWPRLRGWIDADAALLRERQRLAEAADAWASCGHDPAVLYRGTQLALATEALSGTHTDRETPERRFLAAARAAEGRRTRRRRTTRAGLVVLTVLVLLASVTAWQQHRSGIQRDVETASRRLASRAESLRYTQPVAAMRMNVAAWRLHPTPEAAAGLVAAAAQREQDAFRPPVGKGDDEYHGAHLSADGRVVLTRDAGHIHVWDVVRHRRTARISHHGRQIQDLSAGGDRLILGKGGRSRVHDARSGKPVGPAFRSSYEPASFSPTGRHVVVHDLTALRVLRTGSGHVTRRIALTPYADVAEAVVGRDDRIMAFCRADEREGPRALEIRAAAGGPAATAAPTGLTAGARRAVCGTERLGHRIVLDPGGRFIASVGDDVRVWNLRTGASWRAAPVHASVAFSDDGAFLGVTTDEEILLYRTADATAPRRPVLRHSLNGGSAAQLRIDTEDRAVRYWEDGTTVRTLALGNALTPSWRRAPVVEARYGPDGEHVALARREGDQMRFEVRSTGTGQAAPRHPAPEECHLSEKGDIDRADRRCDALLSFSADGNRLALGVRARHSHGVRRHAQTVRVWDVREARERGRHVLARAGSNGEDVSAFALIPDGAALLTRRENAVRLERLKLHAGAAAPSPEGLLSGWSSGTDHLVVRPDGAYAADGGGLYGLRSGRRPARDPLLSRGAHRVAFSPDGTLLAVGGYSGRVALWNGDGTRLIADLPGTFTVTGDGSGSPVTALAVSPDGRTLAVGDDGGRVALHDVPSSRLLVSSLPTGGDVIRALAFTRDSGTVLATGEHTPPFAYRIDRPYLVDRVCARTGGGFSPTEWAEHIPDIPYAETCT; encoded by the coding sequence GTGCCTGTCGCCTTGTCCGACGGGAAACGGGAAACACCATCTGACCAGCGAGGACACCAGCTACGTCGCCCGACGCGCGAGACCTTCGGGGAGTGCCTGCGGAGGCTGCGCGTTGACCGGGGGATGTCGTTGGCGGATCTGTCACGCGTCGCGCACTACAGCCGCGGCTACCTGAGCAAGGTCGAGACCGGGCAGAAACCGCCCACGGCGGACGTGGCCCGCGGCTGCGACGAGGCGCTGGGCGCGGCAGGGGCGCTCATCGCGCTCGCCCCGCCGCAGCCGGGCGCGCGGGGACGGGAGGAGTGTCCGTACCCGGGCCTCGCCGCCTTCGGCCCCGGGAACGCGGCGTGGTTCTTCGGCCGTGAACGGGCCACGGCGGCGCTGACGTCCCGGCTCGCCGACCGGCTGCGGGTGCCGGGTCCGGTGGTGGTCGTCGGCCCGTCCGGGGCGGGCAAGTCGTCGCTGCTGCACGCCGGTCTGGTCCCGGCGGTGGCGCGTGGCGCGCTGCCGGTGCCGGGGTCGCGGTCGTGGCCGGTGGTCTGTTTCTCGCCGGGGGCGCGTCCGCTGGACGCTTTGGCGGGGGCGCTCGCGGGGGTGGCAGGCACCACGGACGCTCCCGTCACCCGGGAGTCGTGCGTCGACGACGCGCGCGCCGTCGCCCTCCGCGCCGGTGGACTCGTCCTGGTCGCCGACCAGTTCGAGGAGGTGTTCACGCTGTGCGCCGCCGAGCGGGAGCGGCGGCGGTTCATCGAGGTCCTGAGTGCGCTGGCCGGGCCCGACGGTGGCCACGCGCGGGCGCCCGTCCTGGTCGTCATCGGGGTGCGTGCCGACTTCTACGCCACCTGCCTGGAGCACCCCGAGCTGGTCTCCGCCCTGCGGGACGGGCAGCTTCCGTTGGGCCCCATGACGCGGGAGGAGCTGCGCGAGGCCATCGAAGGGCCCGCCCTGCGGACGGGGCTCACACTCGACCCCGGGCTCCCGGAGCTGCTCCTCGCCGAGCTGGGCGTCCACGGCGACGACGGCCGGCCGCCGCACGACGCGGGCGCGCTGCCCCTCCTGGCCCACGCGCTCCTCGCCACCTGGCAGCAGCGGGACGAGCCCGACGCCCGGATGAGTGTGGGCGGCTACCGGCTCACCGGCGGCATCCGGGGCGCCGTCGAGGCGACCGCCGAGCGCGTGTACGGCCGGCTCGCGCCCGCCGAACGGACGGCGGCCCGGCACCTCCTCCTGTCCATGGTGCGGATCGGCCCGGGACGGCAGAGCACGCGCCGCCGTGTCACCCGCGACGACCTGGCGGCCCTGCTGCCCGACACGGACACCACGTGTCGCGTCGTCGACGTCTTCGCCGACGCCCGGCTCCTCACCCTGGACGAGGAGGGCGCCCAACTCGCCCACGAGGCACTCCTGTCGGCCTGGCCACGGCTGCGCGGCTGGATCGACGCCGACGCCGCGCTGCTGCGCGAACGGCAGCGGCTCGCCGAGGCCGCCGACGCGTGGGCGTCCTGCGGGCACGACCCGGCGGTCCTCTACCGCGGCACGCAACTCGCCCTGGCCACCGAGGCCCTGTCCGGTACGCACACCGACCGCGAGACGCCCGAGCGGCGCTTCCTCGCTGCCGCGCGCGCCGCCGAGGGGCGCCGGACGCGCAGACGCCGTACCACCCGGGCGGGTCTCGTCGTGCTCACCGTCCTCGTCCTCCTCGCGAGCGTCACCGCGTGGCAGCAGCACCGGAGCGGCATCCAACGGGACGTCGAGACGGCCTCGCGCAGGCTCGCGTCCCGCGCCGAGAGCCTGCGTTACACGCAGCCGGTGGCCGCGATGCGGATGAACGTGGCGGCGTGGCGTCTCCATCCCACGCCGGAGGCGGCGGCCGGGCTCGTGGCCGCGGCGGCCCAGCGGGAACAGGACGCGTTCCGGCCCCCCGTGGGCAAGGGCGACGACGAGTACCACGGCGCGCACCTCAGCGCAGACGGCCGCGTCGTCCTCACCCGAGACGCCGGACACATCCATGTATGGGACGTCGTACGTCACCGGCGCACGGCCCGGATCAGCCATCACGGGCGGCAGATCCAGGACCTGTCGGCGGGAGGGGATCGTCTGATCCTCGGCAAGGGCGGGCGTTCACGGGTGCACGACGCGCGGTCCGGGAAGCCCGTCGGCCCCGCGTTCCGCTCCTCGTACGAACCCGCGTCCTTCTCCCCGACCGGACGCCACGTCGTCGTCCACGACCTGACCGCGCTGCGGGTGCTGCGCACGGGGAGTGGGCACGTCACGCGCCGGATCGCCCTGACGCCGTACGCGGACGTGGCGGAGGCCGTGGTCGGCCGCGACGACCGGATCATGGCGTTCTGCCGCGCCGACGAGCGCGAAGGGCCGCGCGCCCTGGAGATCCGCGCGGCGGCGGGCGGTCCTGCCGCCACCGCCGCGCCGACGGGCCTCACGGCCGGTGCCCGGCGGGCGGTGTGCGGTACCGAACGCCTCGGTCACCGGATCGTCCTCGACCCCGGCGGGCGCTTCATCGCCTCCGTGGGCGACGACGTCCGCGTCTGGAACCTGCGGACCGGTGCGTCGTGGCGGGCCGCGCCGGTCCACGCGAGCGTCGCGTTCAGCGACGACGGGGCGTTCCTCGGCGTGACCACGGACGAGGAGATCCTTTTGTACCGCACGGCCGACGCGACGGCTCCGCGGCGTCCGGTCCTCCGGCACTCCCTCAACGGCGGTTCCGCCGCGCAACTCCGTATCGACACGGAGGACCGGGCCGTCCGTTACTGGGAGGACGGCACGACCGTGCGCACCCTCGCCCTGGGCAACGCCCTCACGCCGTCCTGGCGGCGCGCGCCCGTCGTCGAGGCGCGGTACGGACCCGACGGCGAGCACGTGGCCCTCGCCCGCAGGGAAGGCGACCAGATGCGCTTCGAAGTACGGTCCACGGGCACCGGACAGGCCGCGCCCCGCCATCCGGCCCCCGAGGAGTGCCATCTCTCCGAGAAGGGTGACATCGACCGGGCGGACCGTCGCTGCGACGCGCTCCTGTCGTTCAGCGCCGACGGGAACCGGCTGGCGCTCGGCGTCCGCGCCCGGCACAGCCACGGGGTTCGGCGGCACGCCCAGACGGTCCGCGTATGGGACGTACGCGAGGCACGCGAGCGGGGTCGGCACGTCCTGGCCCGCGCGGGCAGCAACGGCGAGGACGTGTCGGCTTTCGCCCTCATCCCGGACGGCGCCGCTCTCCTGACGCGCCGTGAGAACGCGGTGCGCCTTGAGCGCCTGAAGCTCCACGCCGGTGCGGCGGCGCCCTCCCCGGAGGGCCTGCTGAGCGGCTGGTCGTCGGGCACGGATCACCTGGTGGTACGTCCCGACGGGGCCTATGCGGCGGACGGCGGCGGCCTCTACGGCCTCCGTTCCGGCCGCCGCCCCGCCCGCGACCCGCTCCTGTCGCGGGGCGCGCACCGCGTCGCCTTCAGCCCCGACGGCACGCTGCTCGCCGTGGGCGGGTACTCGGGCCGGGTCGCCCTGTGGAACGGCGACGGAACCCGCCTGATCGCGGACCTCCCCGGCACCTTCACGGTGACCGGGGACGGCTCGGGGTCGCCGGTCACGGCCCTCGCCGTCAGCCCGGACGGCAGAACCCTGGCCGTGGGCGACGACGGGGGCCGGGTGGCGCTGCACGACGTGCCGTCCAGCAGGCTCCTGGTCTCCTCCCTGCCGACCGGCGGTGACGTGATCCGCGCGCTGGCGTTCACCCGGGACAGCGGCACGGTCCTGGCCACGGGCGAACACACGCCACCCTTCGCCTACCGGATCGACCGCCCCTACCTGGTCGACCGCGTCTGCGCCCGCACCGGTGGCGGCTTCTCCCCCACGGAGTGGGCGGAGCACATCCCGGACATCCCCTACGCCGAGACGTGCACGTGA